Proteins encoded together in one Stutzerimonas stutzeri window:
- a CDS encoding RNA polymerase factor sigma-54: protein MKPSLVLKMGQQLTMTPQLQQAIRLLQLSTLDLQQEIQEALDSNPMLEREEDGDDFDGSDPMAKAVDRSSDAGSEKISTQESTYEEPSHSGEGLDEADWGERIPSELPVDTAWEDIYQTSASNLPSNDDDEWDFTSRTSSGVSLQSHLLWQLNLAPMSDTDRLIATTLIDCINDQGYLEESLQEIVDSFDPELEIELDEVEVVLRRVQQFEPAGIGARDLRECLLLQLRQLPDRTPWLSEAQRLVSDHLNLLGSRDYSLLMRRMKLKEDELRQVIELIQSLNPRPGSQIEASEPEYVVPDVIVRKHNDRWLVELNQDAMPRLRVNAQYASFVKRADSSADNTFMRNQLQEARWFIKSLLSRNETLMKVATQIVEHQRAFLEHGDEAMKPLVLHDIAEAVGMHESTISRVTTQKYMHTPRGIYELKYFFSSHVSTAEGGECSSTAIRAIIKKLVAAENPKKPLSDSKIAGLLEAQGIQVARRTVAKYRESLGIAPSSERKRLL from the coding sequence ATGAAACCATCGCTAGTCCTGAAGATGGGCCAGCAGCTGACGATGACACCGCAGCTGCAACAGGCCATACGGCTCCTCCAGCTTTCCACCCTCGATCTGCAACAGGAGATCCAGGAAGCGCTGGACTCCAATCCCATGCTCGAGCGTGAAGAGGACGGTGACGACTTCGACGGCTCCGACCCCATGGCCAAGGCCGTCGATCGTTCGAGCGACGCTGGTAGCGAAAAGATCAGCACTCAGGAAAGCACCTATGAAGAGCCTTCGCACAGCGGCGAAGGCCTCGACGAGGCCGACTGGGGTGAGCGCATTCCCAGCGAGCTACCCGTCGACACCGCCTGGGAAGACATTTACCAGACCAGCGCCAGCAACCTGCCGAGCAACGACGACGACGAATGGGACTTCACCAGCCGTACCTCCAGCGGTGTCAGCCTGCAGAGCCATCTGCTGTGGCAGCTCAACCTCGCCCCCATGAGCGACACCGACCGCCTGATCGCCACCACACTGATCGACTGCATCAACGATCAGGGCTATCTCGAGGAGTCTCTGCAGGAAATCGTGGACAGCTTCGACCCGGAGCTTGAAATCGAGCTCGACGAGGTCGAAGTCGTGCTGCGCCGCGTACAGCAGTTCGAACCTGCCGGTATCGGCGCACGGGATCTGCGCGAATGCCTGCTCCTGCAGCTGCGCCAGCTCCCTGACCGCACCCCTTGGCTCAGCGAAGCCCAGCGGCTGGTGAGTGACCATCTGAACCTGTTGGGTAGCCGCGACTACAGCCTGCTGATGCGCCGCATGAAGCTCAAGGAAGACGAGCTGCGCCAGGTCATCGAGCTCATCCAGAGCCTCAACCCGCGCCCGGGCTCGCAGATCGAGGCGAGCGAGCCGGAGTACGTGGTGCCGGACGTCATCGTACGCAAGCACAACGATCGCTGGTTGGTGGAGCTCAACCAGGACGCCATGCCCCGACTTCGCGTCAATGCCCAGTACGCCAGCTTCGTAAAGCGCGCCGATTCGAGTGCCGACAATACCTTCATGCGCAACCAGCTGCAGGAAGCGCGCTGGTTCATCAAGAGCCTGCTCAGTCGCAACGAAACACTGATGAAGGTCGCCACCCAGATCGTCGAGCACCAGCGTGCCTTCCTCGAACACGGCGACGAGGCGATGAAGCCGCTGGTGCTGCACGACATCGCCGAAGCCGTGGGGATGCATGAGTCGACGATTTCCCGCGTCACCACGCAGAAATACATGCATACGCCGCGTGGCATCTACGAACTCAAATACTTCTTCTCCAGCCACGTCAGCACGGCGGAAGGCGGCGAATGTTCGTCCACCGCGATCCGCGCGATCATCAAGAAGCTGGTCGCCGCGGAAAACCCGAAAAAGCCGTTGAGCGACAGCAAGATCGCTGGTTTACTGGAGGCGCAGGGCATCCAGGTGGCCCGCCGCACCGTTGCGAAATACCGCGAGTCGCTCGGTATCGCACCG
- the lptB gene encoding LPS export ABC transporter ATP-binding protein produces the protein MAVLKAQHLAKSYKSRQVVRDVSLSIESGQIVGLLGPNGAGKTTCFYMIAGLVNADQGRVLIDQNDVTHLPMHGRARAGIGYLPQEASIFRKLSVADNIMAILETRKDLDRGGRQQALEGLLQEFHINHIRDSLGMSLSGGERRRVEIARALATAPKFILLDEPFAGVDPISVGDIKQIIHHLKAKGIGVLITDHNVRETLDICETAYIVNDGQLIAEGDAQSILANQLVKEVYLGHEFRL, from the coding sequence ATGGCCGTCCTCAAAGCCCAGCATCTGGCCAAGAGCTACAAGAGCCGGCAGGTCGTTCGCGACGTCAGCCTGTCTATCGAGAGCGGGCAGATCGTCGGCCTGCTTGGCCCGAATGGCGCCGGCAAGACTACCTGCTTCTACATGATCGCCGGACTGGTGAATGCCGATCAGGGTCGCGTGCTGATCGACCAGAACGACGTGACCCACCTTCCGATGCATGGCCGGGCCCGTGCCGGCATCGGTTACCTGCCGCAGGAAGCCTCGATCTTCCGCAAGCTGTCGGTCGCCGACAACATCATGGCGATTCTCGAGACCCGCAAGGATCTGGACCGCGGTGGCCGCCAGCAGGCACTGGAAGGCCTGCTGCAGGAATTCCACATCAACCATATCCGCGACAGTCTCGGCATGAGCCTGTCCGGCGGCGAGCGCCGTCGCGTGGAAATCGCCCGCGCCCTGGCTACGGCGCCGAAGTTCATCCTGCTCGACGAACCCTTCGCCGGTGTCGACCCGATCTCGGTGGGCGACATCAAGCAGATCATCCACCACCTCAAGGCCAAGGGCATCGGGGTGCTGATCACCGACCACAACGTTCGGGAAACTCTGGACATCTGCGAGACGGCGTACATCGTCAACGACGGCCAGCTGATCGCCGAAGGCGATGCCCAGAGCATCCTCGCCAACCAGCTGGTCAAGGAAGTCTACCTGGGCCACGAATTCCGACTGTAA
- the lptA gene encoding lipopolysaccharide transport periplasmic protein LptA, which translates to MSCVKTLPLLLGLSAFWLGASAWALPEDREQPIRVQADSAELDDRQGVAVYRGDVVITQGTMKITGDTVTITQDSNGDVEVFTSIGKPAYYEQKPAVDKEIVKAYGLTIQYFAANERIVLLDQAKVVQEGNTFEGEKIVYDTRRQIVNAGRATNTDVSTPRPRVDMVIQPRKREQAAEQPQ; encoded by the coding sequence ATGAGCTGCGTTAAGACTCTCCCCCTCCTGCTCGGTTTGAGCGCATTCTGGCTCGGCGCCAGTGCCTGGGCGCTTCCCGAGGATCGTGAACAGCCCATCCGCGTACAGGCTGACTCGGCCGAACTGGACGACCGACAGGGCGTGGCCGTGTACCGCGGCGATGTGGTGATCACCCAGGGCACCATGAAGATCACCGGCGACACCGTCACCATCACCCAGGACAGCAATGGCGATGTGGAAGTCTTCACCTCCATCGGCAAGCCGGCCTACTACGAGCAGAAGCCGGCCGTGGACAAGGAGATCGTCAAGGCCTACGGCCTGACCATCCAGTACTTTGCCGCCAACGAGCGCATCGTGCTGCTCGACCAGGCCAAGGTCGTCCAGGAAGGCAACACCTTCGAAGGCGAGAAGATCGTCTATGACACCCGCCGCCAGATCGTCAACGCCGGCCGCGCCACCAATACCGACGTCAGCACGCCGCGTCCGCGGGTCGACATGGTCATCCAACCACGCAAGCGCGAGCAGGCCGCGGAGCAGCCCCAGTAA
- the lptC gene encoding LPS export ABC transporter periplasmic protein LptC produces MLRKLRFPALLTLIAAVLVAIGYWNIRPESFMQQPTVASGETPDVDFYVINSRTVQYQADGKRNYEMTAEKVEHIKASDVSLLTKPDLLSYRGGEHPWHVRSERGEVSAEGDEVLLIDKVRVERTDAKGRPTILTTSRLTVWPDKDYAETNQAVRIDAANGVTTATGMKAYLDDGRMLLLSNVRGQHELR; encoded by the coding sequence ATGCTCCGCAAACTGCGCTTTCCCGCCCTGCTCACGCTGATCGCTGCCGTTCTGGTGGCCATCGGCTACTGGAACATCCGTCCGGAGAGTTTCATGCAGCAGCCAACCGTGGCCAGCGGCGAGACACCGGATGTGGATTTCTATGTGATCAATTCACGTACGGTCCAGTACCAGGCGGATGGCAAGCGCAACTACGAGATGACCGCGGAGAAGGTCGAACACATCAAGGCCAGCGACGTCAGCCTCTTGACCAAACCCGACCTGCTGTCCTACCGCGGCGGCGAGCACCCCTGGCATGTGCGCAGCGAGCGCGGAGAGGTTTCGGCGGAGGGTGACGAGGTCCTGCTGATCGACAAGGTCCGGGTCGAGCGGACCGACGCCAAGGGCCGTCCGACGATTCTCACCACCAGCCGGCTGACGGTGTGGCCGGACAAGGATTATGCCGAGACCAATCAAGCCGTTAGAATCGACGCCGCCAATGGCGTGACCACGGCGACCGGCATGAAAGCGTATCTGGATGACGGCAGGATGCTCCTGCTGTCCAACGTAAGAGGCCAGCATGAGCTGCGTTAA
- a CDS encoding KdsC family phosphatase, producing MHEHLLQRARDIRLAIFDVDGVLTDGRLYFLTDGSEFKTFNTLDGHGIKMLINSGVRTAIISGRKTPVVERRAQNLGIQHLYQGREDKLVVLDELLAELGLSYSEVAYLGDDLPDLPVIRRVGLGMAVASADAFVRDHAHGVTQARGGEGAAREFCELIMRAQGTLAAAQNAYL from the coding sequence ATGCACGAACATCTTCTGCAGCGCGCACGTGACATCCGCCTGGCCATCTTCGATGTGGATGGCGTACTGACCGACGGTCGCCTGTACTTTCTCACCGACGGCAGCGAATTCAAGACCTTCAACACCCTGGACGGCCACGGCATCAAGATGCTGATCAACTCCGGCGTGCGCACCGCTATCATCAGTGGGCGCAAGACGCCAGTGGTCGAGCGCCGCGCGCAGAACCTCGGCATTCAGCACCTGTATCAGGGGCGCGAAGACAAGCTGGTGGTTCTCGACGAGCTGCTGGCCGAACTCGGGCTGAGCTACTCTGAAGTGGCCTATCTCGGTGACGACCTGCCTGATCTGCCGGTGATCCGCCGCGTCGGCCTGGGCATGGCGGTCGCCAGCGCCGACGCCTTCGTGCGCGACCACGCTCACGGCGTGACCCAGGCACGCGGCGGCGAAGGCGCGGCACGTGAGTTCTGCGAATTGATCATGCGCGCCCAGGGCACCCTGGCAGCCGCTCAGAACGCCTATCTGTAG
- a CDS encoding KpsF/GutQ family sugar-phosphate isomerase has product MSQSSQLIETAQRTIRLEIEAVEQLNARIDASFVQACELILACKGRVVVVGMGKSGHIGRKIAATLASTGTAAFFVHPAEASHGDMGMITPDDVVLALSNSGTTSEIVTLLPLIKRLGITLISMTGNPSSVLAKAAAVNLDASVAIEACPLNLAPTSSTTASLVLGDALAIALLEARGFTAEDFAFSHPGGALGRRLLLKVEHVMHTGERLPSVLRGTSLRDALLEMTQKGLGMTVIVETDGRLAGIFTDGDLRRALDKGVDVRQTRIDEVMTVHGKTANAEMLAAEALKIMEDHKISSLVVIDEQELPIGALNMHDLLRAGVM; this is encoded by the coding sequence ATGAGCCAAAGCAGTCAATTGATCGAAACCGCGCAGCGCACCATTCGCCTGGAAATCGAGGCAGTTGAGCAGCTGAACGCGCGTATCGATGCCAGCTTCGTACAAGCCTGCGAATTGATCCTCGCCTGCAAGGGCCGTGTCGTTGTGGTCGGCATGGGCAAGTCGGGGCATATCGGTCGCAAGATCGCTGCCACCCTGGCCAGCACCGGCACCGCCGCCTTCTTCGTGCACCCCGCCGAGGCCAGCCACGGCGACATGGGCATGATCACTCCGGACGATGTGGTACTGGCGCTTTCCAATTCCGGCACCACCAGCGAGATCGTCACCCTGTTGCCGTTGATAAAGCGCCTGGGCATCACCCTTATCAGCATGACCGGCAACCCCAGCTCGGTACTGGCCAAGGCTGCAGCAGTGAACCTGGATGCCAGCGTGGCTATCGAGGCCTGCCCGCTGAACCTCGCACCGACCTCCTCCACCACCGCCAGCCTGGTGCTCGGCGATGCCCTGGCGATTGCCCTGCTCGAGGCTCGCGGCTTTACTGCCGAAGACTTCGCCTTTTCCCATCCCGGTGGTGCCCTTGGCCGACGCCTGCTGCTCAAGGTCGAACACGTCATGCACACTGGCGAACGTCTCCCCAGCGTGCTCCGCGGCACCTCGCTGCGCGATGCCCTTCTGGAAATGACGCAGAAAGGGCTGGGCATGACCGTGATCGTCGAGACCGACGGGCGCCTGGCCGGGATTTTCACCGATGGCGACCTGCGTCGCGCCCTGGACAAGGGCGTGGACGTGCGCCAGACCCGCATCGACGAGGTCATGACCGTTCATGGCAAGACCGCCAATGCCGAGATGCTGGCTGCCGAGGCACTGAAGATCATGGAAGACCACAAGATCAGCTCACTGGTAGTGATCGATGAACAGGAGCTGCCCATCGGCGCCCTGAACATGCACGACCTGCTGCGTGCGGGGGTCATGTAA
- a CDS encoding ATP-binding cassette domain-containing protein produces MSACNDYAVELKGVTFKRGERSIFDNVDIAIPRGKVTAIMGPSGCGKTTLLRLIAAQLMPARGEVWVAGNNLPSLSRSELFDMRKQMGVLFQSGALFTDLDVFENVAFPLRVHTRLPDEMIRDIVLMKLQAVGLRGAIELMPDELSGGMKRRVALARAIALDPQILMYDEPFAGQDPIAMGVLVRLIRLLNDALDITSIVVSHDLAETASIADYIYVVGDAQVLGQGTPAELMESDNPRIRQFMKGSADGPVPFHFPAPAYADDLLGGADA; encoded by the coding sequence ATGAGCGCCTGCAACGACTACGCGGTCGAGCTGAAGGGAGTAACCTTCAAGCGCGGCGAGCGCAGTATTTTCGATAACGTCGACATCGCGATCCCGCGAGGCAAGGTCACGGCCATCATGGGGCCGTCCGGCTGTGGCAAGACGACCCTGCTGCGGCTGATCGCTGCGCAGCTGATGCCTGCACGCGGCGAGGTCTGGGTGGCGGGCAACAACCTGCCGAGCCTCTCGCGCAGCGAGCTGTTCGACATGCGTAAGCAGATGGGCGTGTTGTTCCAGAGCGGAGCTCTGTTCACCGATCTCGACGTGTTCGAGAACGTCGCCTTTCCGCTGCGCGTGCATACCCGGCTGCCTGACGAAATGATCCGCGACATCGTGCTGATGAAATTGCAGGCGGTGGGTTTGCGGGGCGCCATCGAGCTGATGCCCGACGAACTGTCCGGTGGCATGAAGCGGCGTGTCGCGCTGGCGCGGGCCATCGCGCTGGATCCGCAGATTCTCATGTATGACGAGCCGTTCGCCGGTCAGGACCCGATCGCGATGGGCGTGCTGGTCCGCTTGATCCGTTTGCTCAACGATGCGCTGGACATTACCAGTATCGTGGTGTCCCACGACTTGGCCGAAACCGCCTCCATCGCCGATTACATCTATGTGGTCGGCGATGCTCAGGTGCTTGGCCAGGGCACGCCGGCCGAGCTGATGGAGTCGGACAATCCACGCATCCGGCAGTTCATGAAAGGCTCGGCGGACGGCCCGGTGCCCTTCCACTTTCCGGCGCCAGCCTACGCCGATGACCTGCTCGGAGGCGCCGATGCGTAA
- the mlaE gene encoding lipid asymmetry maintenance ABC transporter permease subunit MlaE has translation MRKRSLMDRIALLGRAGLDVLAALGRSTIFLVHALFGRSGLRNGFSLLVKQLYSVGMLSLAIVVVSGIFIGMVLALQGYNILSSYGSEQAVGQMVALTLLRELGPVVTALLFAGRAGSALAAEIGNMKSTEQLSSLEMIGVDPLKYIIAPRLWAGFISLPLLTLIFNVVGIWGGAMVAVDWLGVYEGSFWANMQNSVDFHSDVLNGVIKSVVFALVVTWIAVFQGYDCEPTSEGISRATTRTVVYASLAVLGLDFILTALMFGDF, from the coding sequence ATGCGTAAGCGTTCGTTGATGGACCGGATCGCCCTGCTCGGGCGTGCCGGCCTGGATGTGCTGGCGGCGCTGGGGCGCTCGACGATCTTCCTCGTTCATGCACTGTTTGGCCGCAGCGGCTTGCGCAACGGCTTTTCGCTGCTGGTCAAGCAGCTGTACTCGGTCGGCATGCTGTCGCTGGCGATCGTCGTCGTGTCCGGTATTTTCATCGGCATGGTGCTGGCGCTGCAGGGCTACAACATCCTCAGCAGCTATGGCTCCGAGCAGGCGGTCGGGCAGATGGTGGCGCTGACGTTGCTGCGCGAACTCGGCCCGGTGGTCACCGCATTGCTGTTCGCCGGTCGCGCAGGCTCCGCACTGGCGGCCGAGATCGGCAACATGAAATCCACCGAGCAGCTGTCGAGCCTGGAGATGATTGGCGTCGATCCGCTGAAGTACATCATCGCGCCGCGTCTGTGGGCCGGCTTCATTTCCCTGCCACTGCTGACGCTGATCTTCAATGTGGTCGGCATCTGGGGCGGAGCGATGGTCGCCGTGGACTGGCTCGGCGTATACGAAGGGTCGTTCTGGGCCAACATGCAGAACAGTGTCGATTTCCATTCGGATGTGCTCAACGGCGTGATCAAGAGCGTCGTCTTTGCACTGGTCGTGACCTGGATCGCGGTGTTCCAGGGCTACGACTGCGAACCGACTTCCGAGGGGATCAGTCGTGCCACCACCCGGACCGTGGTGTATGCCTCGCTGGCAGTACTCGGCCTCGATTTCATTCTGACCGCGTTGATGTTTGGAGATTTCTGA
- the mlaD gene encoding outer membrane lipid asymmetry maintenance protein MlaD — protein MRIRTLEMGVGLFLLAGLLALLLLSLRVSGLSVGSADTYKLYAYFDNIAGLTVRSKVTMAGVTIGKVTAIDLDRDSYTGRVTLEIQEDVNILPADSTASILTAGLLGEKYVGISVGGDDEVLKDGDTIQDTQSSLVLEDLIGKFLLNSVNKD, from the coding sequence ATGCGTATCCGCACACTGGAAATGGGTGTCGGCCTGTTCCTGCTTGCCGGCCTGCTGGCCCTGCTGCTGCTGTCGCTGCGCGTCAGCGGACTGAGCGTTGGCAGTGCCGATACCTACAAGCTGTATGCCTATTTCGACAATATTGCCGGTTTGACTGTCCGATCCAAGGTGACCATGGCGGGTGTGACCATCGGCAAGGTCACGGCGATCGACCTCGATCGCGACAGCTACACCGGTCGGGTGACCCTGGAAATCCAGGAAGACGTGAACATCCTGCCGGCTGACTCCACGGCGTCGATCCTGACGGCTGGTCTGCTGGGCGAGAAATATGTCGGAATCAGCGTGGGCGGCGACGACGAAGTGCTCAAGGATGGTGACACCATTCAGGACACCCAGTCTTCGCTGGTACTCGAGGATCTGATCGGCAAGTTCCTGCTCAATTCTGTGAATAAAGATTGA
- a CDS encoding MlaC/ttg2D family ABC transporter substrate-binding protein, translating to MITALRRGLLVLLAVLPLFSHAALTAHQVIQKTTDELLADLKANKEQYRSDPAAFYDSLNEILGPVVDADGISRSIMTVKYSRNASPEQMKRFQENFKRSLMQFYGNALLEYNNQQIRVLPPSGKQDPKRTSVGMEVVGRQGEIYPVSYTMVNDGEWRVRNVIINGINIGKLFRDQFADSMQRNGGDLDKTIDGWAEVVARAKDTEAGQQAVGDE from the coding sequence ATGATCACTGCCCTGCGTCGCGGTCTGCTGGTTCTGCTGGCCGTGTTGCCCCTGTTCTCCCATGCCGCGCTGACCGCGCATCAGGTGATCCAGAAGACCACCGACGAGTTGCTGGCCGACCTGAAGGCCAACAAGGAGCAGTACCGCAGCGATCCGGCGGCCTTCTATGACTCGCTCAACGAGATTCTCGGTCCGGTGGTCGATGCCGACGGGATCTCGCGCAGCATCATGACCGTCAAGTATTCGCGCAACGCCAGTCCCGAGCAGATGAAGCGCTTCCAGGAGAACTTCAAGCGCAGCCTGATGCAGTTCTATGGCAACGCCCTGCTCGAGTACAACAACCAGCAGATCCGCGTATTGCCGCCCAGCGGCAAGCAGGACCCCAAGCGCACCAGCGTCGGCATGGAGGTGGTGGGGCGCCAGGGCGAGATCTATCCGGTGTCCTACACCATGGTCAATGACGGCGAATGGCGCGTGCGCAACGTGATCATCAACGGCATCAACATCGGCAAGCTGTTCCGCGACCAGTTCGCCGACTCTATGCAGCGCAACGGCGGTGATCTGGACAAAACCATCGATGGCTGGGCCGAGGTCGTGGCGCGTGCCAAGGACACCGAGGCTGGACAGCAGGCAGTCGGCGATGAGTGA
- a CDS encoding STAS domain-containing protein has product MSEARIERGGEGELRLIGVLDYRSGPALREAGRALIAGSRAPLTLDCSAVERSSSVGLSLLLAFMRDAKAAGIDLRVSALPGDMYKIAKVSGLLDILPLEASRV; this is encoded by the coding sequence ATGAGTGAGGCCCGGATCGAGCGCGGTGGAGAAGGCGAGTTGCGCCTGATCGGCGTGCTGGATTACCGCAGCGGCCCGGCCTTGCGTGAGGCTGGTCGGGCGCTCATCGCCGGCAGCCGGGCGCCGTTGACGCTGGACTGCTCGGCGGTCGAGCGTTCCAGCAGTGTCGGGCTGTCGCTGCTGCTGGCCTTCATGCGCGATGCCAAGGCTGCGGGCATCGATCTGCGCGTCAGTGCATTGCCAGGCGATATGTACAAGATTGCCAAGGTGTCCGGCTTGTTGGATATCCTGCCGCTGGAAGCTTCCCGGGTTTAG
- a CDS encoding phosphate-starvation-inducible protein PsiE, with amino-acid sequence MKLRWAENLRDSLHELAESLGNLLVESFHYLALFAIGAVTAWAAVMAFLGMVEKGHITIDDILLLFIYLELGAMVGIYFKTNHMPVRFLIYVAITALTRLLISDISHHHRPDMGVVYVSGAILLLALAILVVRFASSRFPAVQSDSGLSRHRRERDQGAETLD; translated from the coding sequence ATGAAACTGCGCTGGGCGGAAAATCTGCGCGATAGCCTGCACGAGCTGGCCGAGTCCCTCGGCAATCTGCTGGTCGAGAGTTTTCACTACCTGGCGCTGTTCGCCATCGGCGCCGTGACGGCCTGGGCGGCAGTCATGGCGTTTCTCGGCATGGTCGAGAAGGGCCATATCACGATCGATGACATTCTTCTGCTGTTCATCTATCTCGAGCTGGGCGCGATGGTTGGCATCTATTTCAAGACCAACCACATGCCGGTGCGCTTCCTTATCTATGTGGCGATCACCGCGCTGACCCGCCTGCTGATTTCCGATATTTCCCATCACCACCGTCCGGACATGGGCGTGGTCTATGTGTCCGGCGCGATCCTGCTGCTGGCGCTGGCGATCCTGGTGGTGCGCTTCGCCTCCTCGCGCTTCCCTGCCGTGCAGAGCGACAGCGGGCTGTCCCGGCATCGGCGCGAGCGTGATCAGGGGGCCGAAACGCTGGATTGA
- a CDS encoding BolA family protein, producing MQALEVKNFLEAKIPGTQVEVEGEGCNFQLNVISDELAALSPVKRQQQIYAHLNPWIADGSIHAVTMKFFSRTDWAARA from the coding sequence ATGCAGGCCCTAGAAGTGAAGAATTTCCTGGAAGCGAAGATTCCGGGAACCCAGGTGGAAGTGGAAGGCGAAGGCTGCAACTTCCAGCTCAATGTGATCAGTGATGAACTGGCCGCCCTGAGCCCGGTGAAGCGTCAGCAGCAGATCTACGCTCATCTCAATCCATGGATCGCCGACGGCAGCATCCACGCCGTCACCATGAAGTTCTTCAGTCGCACAGACTGGGCCGCGCGCGCCTGA
- the murA gene encoding UDP-N-acetylglucosamine 1-carboxyvinyltransferase, translated as MDKLIITGGIRLDGEIRISGAKNSALPILAATLLADTPVTVCNLPHLHDITTMIELFGRMGVQPIIDEKLSVEVDASSIKTLVAPYELVKTMRASILVLGPMVARFGEAEVALPGGCAIGSRPVDLHIRGLEAMGAQIDVEGGYIKAKAPAGGLRGAHFFFDTVSVTGTENIMMAAALANGRSVLENAAREPEVVDLANFLNAMGAKVSGAGTDTIVIDGVKRLGGGRYSVMPDRIETGTYLVAAAATGGRVRLKDTDATLLEAVLHKLVEAGAHIDTGSDWIELDMKGKRPKAVNVRTAPYPAFPTDMQAQFIALNAIAEGTGTVIETVFENRFMHVYEMNRMGAQILVEGNTAIVTGVDHLKGAPVMATDLRASASLVIAGLVAEGDTLIDRIYHIDRGYECIEEKLQLLGAKIRRVPG; from the coding sequence ATGGACAAACTGATCATTACCGGCGGCATTCGCCTCGATGGCGAGATTCGCATTTCCGGCGCGAAGAACTCCGCTCTGCCGATCCTGGCCGCCACCTTGCTGGCCGACACCCCGGTTACCGTCTGCAACCTGCCGCACCTGCACGACATCACCACGATGATCGAGCTGTTCGGCCGCATGGGCGTGCAGCCGATCATCGACGAGAAGCTCAGCGTCGAAGTCGACGCCAGCAGCATCAAGACTCTGGTGGCGCCGTACGAACTGGTGAAGACCATGCGTGCGTCGATCCTGGTGCTCGGCCCGATGGTTGCGCGTTTCGGCGAGGCGGAGGTCGCGCTGCCCGGTGGTTGCGCCATCGGTTCGCGTCCGGTCGACCTGCACATCCGCGGACTCGAGGCCATGGGCGCGCAGATCGACGTCGAGGGCGGCTACATCAAGGCCAAGGCGCCGGCCGGCGGCCTGCGTGGCGCGCACTTCTTCTTCGACACCGTCAGCGTGACCGGTACCGAGAACATCATGATGGCCGCTGCGCTGGCGAACGGCCGCAGCGTGCTGGAAAACGCCGCGCGTGAGCCGGAGGTGGTCGATCTGGCCAACTTCCTCAACGCCATGGGCGCCAAAGTGTCCGGCGCCGGCACCGATACCATCGTCATCGATGGTGTCAAGCGCCTCGGTGGTGGTCGCTACAGCGTGATGCCCGACCGTATCGAGACCGGAACCTATCTGGTCGCCGCTGCGGCGACTGGCGGGCGTGTACGTCTGAAGGATACCGACGCGACGCTGCTCGAGGCCGTGCTGCACAAGCTGGTGGAGGCTGGCGCGCATATCGATACCGGCAGTGACTGGATCGAGCTGGACATGAAGGGCAAGCGGCCGAAGGCGGTCAATGTGCGCACCGCGCCGTACCCGGCATTCCCCACCGACATGCAGGCGCAGTTCATCGCCCTGAATGCCATCGCCGAGGGCACCGGCACGGTCATCGAAACGGTCTTCGAAAATCGCTTCATGCACGTCTACGAGATGAATCGCATGGGTGCGCAGATTCTCGTCGAGGGCAATACCGCCATCGTCACGGGCGTCGATCACCTCAAGGGTGCCCCGGTCATGGCGACCGACCTGCGTGCGTCGGCGAGCCTCGTGATCGCCGGTCTGGTGGCCGAAGGCGATACGCTGATCGACCGCATCTACCACATCGATCGTGGCTACGAGTGCATCGAGGAGAAGCTGCAGTTGCTGGGGGCGAAGATTCGCCGCGTTCCCGGCTGA